One segment of Polaribacter huanghezhanensis DNA contains the following:
- a CDS encoding YraN family protein — translation MAEHNELGIKGEQLAVDYLLQNNYKIIARNYRFLKAEVDIITQKENILAAVEVKTRSSIDFGNPQDFINPKKIKLLVSAMDNFVVENDLDVEVRFDIIAIVKQKNAFEIEHLKDAFLHF, via the coding sequence ATGGCAGAGCATAACGAACTTGGCATAAAAGGAGAGCAATTAGCAGTAGATTATTTATTGCAAAATAACTACAAAATCATTGCTCGTAATTATCGATTTTTAAAAGCTGAAGTTGACATTATTACACAAAAAGAAAACATTCTAGCAGCAGTTGAAGTAAAGACGCGTTCTTCTATAGATTTTGGAAATCCGCAGGATTTTATCAATCCTAAAAAAATAAAATTACTAGTTTCTGCGATGGATAATTTTGTTGTAGAAAACGATTTAGATGTAGAGGTTCGGTTTGATATTATTGCAATTGTAAAACAAAAGAACGCCTTTGAAATAGAACATTTAAAAGATGCTTTTTTGCATTTTTAA
- a CDS encoding TlpA disulfide reductase family protein has product MKKLFLLLALVSFSLQAQYKISGEMNPAGKYTWAILYKIEGARQVFVKSGKIADGKFSLELPINAKPGAYRVNYKTEGNGFVDFLFNKEDVAFTFDPEKAEKTIRFSKSTENKLYQEYIHTVSTQQFKTDSLQIAYLKNPLAKTASLYETQLAKITALQKQYLAKSEGKMVYDFIKATNRYNNPVIAKDPQEYLKSINNHFFDTIDFNNQTLYNSAFLVDRIIDYVFYMNYSDDPTKQRELYDTAVKRVLEKAKTQTFKKDIIEYLITQFVNASNIDFADYVLNSYYKKLPANIQSTEFTVNYLEKTVVAVGRIAPEISWSENGKNYKLSTINDASNYVLVFWSTGCGHCLREIPQLYAFTKDIKKSKVIAFAMENNDKEWKKMKQTFVGWHHVLGLKKWENPIARTYQIYATPTYIVLDKNKKIIAKPNTLEELKKVITYLE; this is encoded by the coding sequence ATGAAAAAATTATTTTTACTACTCGCACTCGTTTCATTTAGTTTACAAGCACAATATAAAATTAGCGGAGAAATGAATCCGGCCGGAAAATATACTTGGGCTATTTTATATAAAATTGAAGGAGCAAGACAAGTATTTGTAAAAAGCGGAAAAATTGCAGACGGAAAATTTTCTCTTGAATTGCCAATAAATGCAAAGCCTGGAGCATATAGAGTAAATTACAAAACAGAAGGTAATGGGTTTGTAGATTTTTTATTTAACAAAGAAGATGTTGCTTTTACATTTGATCCTGAAAAAGCTGAAAAAACCATTCGTTTTTCTAAATCTACCGAAAATAAATTATACCAAGAATACATTCATACTGTTTCTACTCAACAATTTAAAACCGATTCGCTACAAATTGCTTATTTAAAAAATCCATTAGCAAAAACGGCTAGTTTATACGAAACTCAATTGGCAAAAATTACTGCTTTACAAAAGCAATACTTGGCAAAATCTGAAGGTAAAATGGTCTATGATTTTATAAAAGCAACCAACAGGTATAATAATCCAGTGATTGCAAAAGACCCGCAAGAATATTTAAAATCTATCAACAACCACTTTTTTGATACGATAGACTTTAACAATCAAACATTATATAATTCTGCTTTTTTGGTTGATAGAATTATAGATTATGTCTTTTACATGAACTATTCCGACGATCCAACCAAGCAAAGAGAATTGTATGATACTGCAGTAAAGAGGGTCTTAGAAAAAGCAAAAACTCAAACGTTTAAGAAAGATATTATTGAGTATTTAATTACGCAGTTTGTAAATGCTAGCAATATTGATTTTGCAGATTATGTATTAAATTCTTATTATAAAAAACTGCCAGCAAACATTCAAAGTACTGAATTTACTGTTAATTATTTAGAGAAAACAGTAGTAGCAGTTGGTAGAATTGCACCAGAAATTAGTTGGAGCGAAAACGGAAAAAACTACAAACTTTCTACTATTAACGATGCATCTAATTATGTGTTGGTTTTTTGGAGTACAGGTTGCGGGCATTGTTTAAGAGAAATTCCGCAATTGTATGCGTTTACCAAAGACATTAAAAAATCAAAAGTAATTGCTTTTGCTATGGAAAACAACGATAAAGAATGGAAAAAAATGAAACAAACCTTTGTTGGCTGGCATCATGTTTTAGGCTTAAAAAAATGGGAGAACCCAATTGCAAGAACCTATCAAATTTATGCAACACCAACTTATATTGTGTTAGATAAAAACAAAAAAATTATAGCAAAACCAAATACGTTAGAAGAGCTTAAAAAAGTTATCACATATTTAGAGTAA
- a CDS encoding CvpA family protein, whose translation MNVFDIVIAVFLVFGFARGLMKGFFIEVASLVGLIGGIWGSIHFSYFVGDFLKESVSWSEKQISLAAFAITFILILVVVSLIGKFLTKLADLAALGIVNKIFGGVFGLVKMGLLLSVVFIFFDRMNSSITLVDKETLEESILYKPVKRIAPTIFPSIVRENGVDEDVIDDIIKKVV comes from the coding sequence ATGAATGTTTTTGATATTGTAATTGCCGTATTCCTAGTATTTGGATTTGCAAGAGGTTTAATGAAAGGGTTTTTTATAGAAGTTGCTTCTTTGGTTGGCTTAATTGGTGGTATTTGGGGATCCATTCATTTTTCGTATTTCGTTGGAGATTTTTTAAAGGAAAGTGTTTCTTGGTCAGAAAAACAAATTTCTTTAGCAGCATTTGCAATTACTTTTATTTTGATACTTGTTGTTGTGAGTTTGATAGGGAAATTTTTAACAAAACTAGCAGATTTAGCAGCTTTAGGAATCGTAAATAAAATTTTTGGTGGTGTTTTTGGTTTGGTAAAAATGGGCTTGTTATTGAGTGTTGTTTTTATCTTTTTTGATAGAATGAACTCTTCAATCACACTTGTTGATAAAGAAACTTTAGAAGAATCGATTTTATACAAACCCGTAAAAAGGATTGCACCAACAATTTTTCCATCAATTGTAAGAGAAAATGGAGTTGACGAAGATGTAATTGATGATATTATAAAAAAAGTAGTATAA
- the argH gene encoding argininosuccinate lyase: MKLWDKGITIDKKIEQFTVGNDREIDLHIAKYDVQASLAHAKMLHKIEIINLEELQQLVEGLEELQQQIKNNTFVIEEDFEDVHSKIEFELTKKYGDVGKKIHTARSRNDQVLVALHLYYKQNISDVIQQINTLFDTLLNLSEMYKKDLLPGYTHLQVAMPSSFGLWFSAYAEVLIDDVYLLEAAYKVVDQNPLGSAAGYGSSFPIDRAFTTQELNFSTLKYNVVAAQMSRGKSERTIAAALGGLCNTLARFSMDICLYMSQNFGFISFPDELTTGSSIMPHKKNPDVFELIRGKCNKIQALQSEMILITNNLPSGYHRDFQLLKENMIAAFEEVKSILEIFDFAIKQIIVKEVNPNDEKYQFLFTVDNMNTLVENGMTYRDSYREIGAKVENGTYVPDTSKKHTHIGSIHYLCLDKIKEKFPK, encoded by the coding sequence ATGAAACTTTGGGACAAAGGAATTACAATTGACAAAAAAATAGAACAATTTACTGTTGGAAACGATAGAGAAATTGATTTACATATTGCAAAATATGATGTGCAAGCTTCTTTAGCACATGCTAAAATGTTGCATAAAATTGAGATTATCAACTTAGAAGAATTACAACAATTGGTAGAAGGATTGGAAGAATTGCAACAACAAATTAAAAACAACACATTTGTAATTGAAGAGGATTTTGAAGATGTACATTCTAAAATCGAATTTGAATTGACGAAAAAATATGGAGATGTTGGAAAGAAAATTCATACTGCACGTTCTAGAAATGATCAGGTTTTGGTAGCATTGCATTTATATTACAAGCAAAATATTTCTGATGTAATTCAGCAGATAAACACCTTATTTGATACCTTATTAAACTTGTCAGAAATGTATAAAAAAGATTTATTGCCAGGATATACACATTTGCAAGTTGCCATGCCGTCTTCTTTCGGGTTGTGGTTTTCTGCCTATGCAGAAGTATTGATAGATGATGTGTATTTATTAGAGGCAGCTTACAAAGTTGTTGATCAAAATCCTTTAGGATCTGCTGCTGGATACGGAAGTTCGTTTCCAATAGATAGGGCATTTACAACACAAGAATTGAATTTTTCAACACTAAAATACAATGTGGTTGCAGCTCAAATGAGCAGAGGAAAAAGCGAACGAACTATTGCCGCTGCTTTGGGTGGATTGTGCAATACGTTGGCGCGTTTTTCAATGGATATTTGTTTGTATATGAGTCAGAATTTTGGTTTTATTTCTTTTCCTGATGAGTTAACGACTGGAAGTAGTATTATGCCTCACAAGAAAAATCCAGATGTGTTTGAATTGATCAGAGGGAAATGTAATAAAATACAAGCTTTACAATCAGAAATGATTTTAATTACCAATAATTTACCGAGTGGTTATCACAGAGATTTTCAGTTGTTAAAAGAAAATATGATTGCTGCTTTTGAAGAAGTAAAAAGTATTTTAGAGATTTTCGATTTCGCGATCAAACAAATTATTGTCAAAGAAGTGAATCCGAATGACGAGAAGTATCAATTCTTATTTACAGTTGATAATATGAATACCTTAGTAGAAAACGGAATGACCTATAGAGATTCCTATAGAGAAATTGGGGCAAAAGTTGAAAACGGAACTTACGTGCCAGATACATCAAAAAAGCATACACATATTGGAAGTATTCATTATTTATGTTTGGATAAAATAAAAGAGAAGTTTCCTAAATAG
- a CDS encoding SulP family inorganic anion transporter, with the protein MFKNIKGDLFGGITAGIVALPLALAFGVSSGLGPSAGLYGAIFLSFFAALFGGTNTQISGPTAPMTAVSMVVIAGIIATNDGDISKALPAILTVFLLAGLMQIGLGALGIGKYIRYIPYPVVSGFMTAIGVIILITQILPSLGYYPKEDVNFVNQFKPHAQEVILENILKKEAGEGILVLEDFKETIIRAEKITQSDILKESETLASKEASGVLGAIKVLPNALRNINILELLLALGTIIIIYGFKRITTKVPSTLVALLVMSGVAVGFGLDYRAIETIPGGFPIPNLSLFTEFSLGSLTPYFFTALTLALLGAIDSLLTSVVADNMTKTKHKPNKELIGQGIGNSIAAVFGGIPGAGATIRTVVNINSGGKTKLSGMVAGIMLLIILLGLGPIASKIPAAVLAGILITVGIGVMDYKGLKAIPSLPRDIKVGPFKLSSEVLIMLVVLLLSTFWNLVYAVGIGLIIASLMFMKKIGDLAAERSDVKSLKKEKNWEDETGFPEELKQSVFIKHIKGPLFFGTTSDFHSLAQQIPENASSVIIRLGRMQYMDQSGLYAMEDVLQELRNKNIQVLFVNLLQQPKYMMERIGIIPELITKEHIFKSFSDCTNWIKEQQQSKK; encoded by the coding sequence ATGTTCAAAAATATTAAAGGCGATCTTTTTGGCGGTATCACAGCCGGAATTGTTGCTTTACCATTAGCATTAGCATTCGGAGTTAGTTCTGGTCTTGGACCAAGTGCTGGATTATACGGAGCTATCTTTTTATCTTTTTTCGCTGCCCTTTTTGGCGGAACAAATACACAAATTTCTGGTCCAACAGCTCCAATGACAGCTGTAAGTATGGTGGTTATTGCTGGAATTATTGCCACAAATGATGGCGATATCTCTAAAGCTTTACCAGCAATTTTAACCGTTTTTTTATTAGCTGGTTTAATGCAAATTGGCTTAGGAGCCTTAGGTATCGGAAAATACATTCGATATATTCCGTACCCTGTAGTTTCTGGTTTTATGACTGCAATTGGAGTGATTATTTTGATTACTCAAATTTTACCTTCTTTAGGGTATTACCCAAAGGAAGATGTAAATTTTGTGAATCAATTTAAGCCTCATGCACAAGAAGTAATTTTAGAAAACATCTTAAAGAAAGAAGCAGGAGAAGGAATTTTAGTCTTAGAAGATTTTAAAGAAACAATTATCCGAGCAGAAAAAATTACTCAAAGTGATATCTTAAAAGAATCTGAAACGTTGGCATCTAAAGAAGCGTCTGGTGTATTGGGAGCAATTAAAGTATTACCAAATGCTTTAAGAAACATTAATATTTTAGAGTTATTATTAGCTTTAGGTACCATCATTATTATATATGGTTTTAAACGAATAACAACAAAAGTTCCAAGTACTTTAGTGGCATTGCTTGTAATGTCTGGAGTTGCAGTTGGTTTTGGTTTAGATTACAGAGCAATAGAAACAATTCCTGGCGGATTTCCAATTCCAAATTTATCCTTATTTACAGAATTTAGTCTTGGTAGTTTAACGCCATATTTCTTTACCGCACTAACGTTAGCGTTATTAGGCGCAATTGATTCTCTTTTAACAAGTGTTGTAGCAGACAATATGACCAAAACCAAACACAAACCAAATAAAGAATTAATTGGACAAGGAATTGGAAATAGTATTGCAGCTGTCTTTGGAGGGATTCCTGGTGCTGGAGCAACGATTAGAACCGTTGTAAACATTAATTCTGGAGGAAAAACAAAACTATCTGGAATGGTAGCCGGAATTATGTTATTAATCATTTTGTTAGGCCTGGGGCCAATTGCATCTAAAATTCCGGCGGCAGTTTTAGCAGGAATCTTAATTACCGTTGGTATTGGCGTGATGGATTACAAAGGGTTAAAAGCAATTCCTAGTTTACCTAGAGATATAAAAGTTGGCCCATTTAAATTAAGTTCGGAAGTGTTAATAATGTTAGTAGTATTATTATTATCTACATTTTGGAACTTAGTATATGCGGTAGGAATCGGGCTGATAATTGCTTCGTTAATGTTTATGAAGAAAATTGGTGACTTAGCAGCAGAACGCTCTGATGTGAAATCGTTAAAAAAAGAAAAAAACTGGGAAGATGAAACTGGTTTTCCTGAAGAATTAAAACAATCTGTTTTTATCAAACACATAAAGGGACCGTTATTTTTTGGAACAACAAGCGATTTTCATAGCTTAGCACAGCAAATTCCAGAAAATGCCTCTTCTGTTATCATTAGACTTGGTAGAATGCAATATATGGATCAATCTGGTTTATATGCGATGGAAGATGTGCTTCAAGAGTTAAGAAATAAAAACATTCAAGTTTTATTTGTAAACTTACTACAGCAACCAAAATACATGATGGAAAGAATTGGGATAATTCCTGAGCTGATAACAAAAGAACACATTTTTAAGTCTTTCTCAGACTGTACAAATTGGATTAAAGAACAACAACAATCAAAAAAATAA
- a CDS encoding S66 peptidase family protein, translating into MKTTKFLLIVFISLFISHNQVQAQEITSSNLISPPYLQQGDTIAIVAPAGILTDRKDVIDKAKELAESWGLHVVYGKHLFDTAGHFSATDDERTEDFQKAMDNPNIKAIWAGRGGYGTVRILDKLDFTKFKESPKWIIGYSDITALHSHLNTLGYETIHAMMGTSLGDDPEEIVETIKTFKKVIFGEKLSYSLVSVKENREGTAKGELIGGNLSLLASMLGSKSQMNAEGKILFIEEVGEYKYSMDRMLQSLKRAGFFKHCKGIIVGDISKIKTNTTVWGSSIEQLILDVVSEYDFPVLFHFPAGHEPDNRALILGRTIELNVTRDGISTVVFNE; encoded by the coding sequence ATGAAGACAACGAAATTCTTATTGATTGTATTTATATCATTATTTATCTCTCACAATCAAGTTCAAGCACAAGAAATCACAAGTTCTAATTTAATATCTCCACCCTATTTACAACAAGGAGATACCATTGCTATTGTTGCTCCAGCAGGAATTTTAACTGACCGAAAAGATGTAATTGATAAAGCTAAAGAATTGGCAGAAAGTTGGGGTTTACATGTTGTTTATGGAAAACATTTGTTTGATACTGCTGGTCATTTTTCTGCAACGGATGATGAAAGAACAGAAGACTTTCAAAAAGCAATGGACAACCCAAATATAAAAGCCATTTGGGCAGGTCGTGGCGGTTACGGAACGGTTCGAATTTTAGACAAATTGGATTTTACAAAGTTTAAAGAAAGTCCTAAATGGATAATAGGATATTCTGATATTACCGCTTTGCATTCTCATTTAAATACTTTGGGTTATGAAACAATTCATGCGATGATGGGTACAAGTTTAGGTGATGATCCTGAAGAAATTGTAGAAACAATAAAAACATTTAAAAAAGTAATTTTTGGAGAAAAATTAAGTTACAGTTTGGTTTCGGTAAAAGAGAATAGAGAAGGAACTGCAAAAGGAGAATTGATTGGCGGAAATCTTTCATTGTTAGCCTCGATGTTGGGTTCTAAAAGTCAGATGAATGCGGAGGGTAAGATTTTATTTATTGAAGAAGTGGGCGAATATAAATATAGCATGGATAGAATGTTACAAAGTTTAAAACGAGCTGGTTTTTTTAAACATTGTAAAGGAATTATTGTTGGAGATATTTCTAAAATAAAAACCAATACTACAGTATGGGGAAGTTCTATTGAACAATTAATTTTAGATGTGGTTTCCGAATACGATTTCCCAGTATTGTTTCATTTTCCTGCAGGACATGAGCCAGATAATAGAGCGTTAATTTTGGGAAGAACGATAGAGCTAAATGTAACCAGAGACGGAATCTCTACTGTAGTTTTTAATGAGTAA
- a CDS encoding carbonic anhydrase, with protein sequence MNLQNVFKNNKEWIKNKITTNPNYFDELGKGQDPEFLYIGCSDSRVTAEDLMGLGPGEVFVHRNIANMVTGTDLNAMSVVEYAVVHLKVKHIVVCGHYACGGVKAAMQSQDLGILNPWLRNIRDVYRIHREELNAITSEDKKYDKLVELNVQEQCINLIKTAAVQKAIRERDLKVHGWVFDIHSGKLIDLKIDFNNILESIREIYHLD encoded by the coding sequence ATGAATTTACAAAACGTATTTAAAAATAATAAAGAATGGATCAAAAATAAAATAACAACCAACCCAAACTACTTTGATGAGTTAGGAAAAGGTCAAGATCCAGAATTTCTATACATCGGCTGTTCAGACAGTAGAGTTACCGCAGAAGATTTAATGGGCTTAGGCCCTGGAGAAGTTTTTGTGCACAGAAACATTGCAAATATGGTTACCGGAACAGACTTAAATGCAATGTCTGTGGTAGAATATGCAGTTGTACATTTAAAGGTAAAACACATTGTAGTTTGTGGTCATTATGCTTGTGGTGGTGTTAAAGCCGCTATGCAATCTCAAGATTTAGGAATTCTAAATCCGTGGTTGCGTAATATTAGAGATGTATATAGAATTCATAGAGAAGAACTTAACGCAATTACAAGTGAAGATAAAAAATACGATAAACTTGTAGAGTTAAATGTACAAGAACAATGTATTAATTTAATTAAAACAGCCGCGGTTCAAAAAGCTATTAGAGAAAGAGATTTAAAAGTTCATGGATGGGTTTTTGATATTCATTCTGGAAAGTTAATCGATTTAAAAATTGATTTTAATAACATTCTAGAATCTATCAGAGAAATATATCATTTAGATTAA
- the metG gene encoding methionine--tRNA ligase, producing the protein MNTPKRYTITAALPYTNGPVHIGHLAGVYVPADIYARYLRLRGEDVVFVCGSDEHGVPITIKAKKEGITPQQVVDKYHEIIKASFADFGISFDNYSRTSAEIHHKTASDFFTKLYNDGEFIEEVTEQLYDAEANQYLADRFVVGTCPKCGNEESYGDQCESCGTSHNATDLINPKSAITGNVPTLKETKHWFLPLDKHEAFLKEWILEGHKNDWKPNVLGQVKSWIDDGLRPRAVTRDLDWGIPVPIEGAEGKVLYVWFDAPIGYISATKEWAKENNKNWEDYWKKDDTKLVHFIGKDNIVFHCIIFPAMLKAHGNYVMPENVPANEFLNLEGNKLSTSKNWAVWLHEYLQDFPEKQDVLRYALTATAPETKDTDFTWKDFQARNNNELVAIFGNFINRVVVLTNKYYSGIVPQAGEFSDVDEETLATLKEFPNVISRSIERYRFREASQELMNLARLGNKYLADEEPWKVIKVDEERVKTIMNVALQIAAALAVLSEPFLPFTSNKLKNMLNVSSSAVENSLSWDDISSKEILLPANHQINKAALLFAKIEDEEITAQLEKLQATKTANENANKTVEPQKETIEFDDFTKLDIRVGTILEATKVPKTKKLLQLKVDVGIDVRTIVSGIAESFNPEDIIGQQVTVLCNLAPRTLRGVESQGMILMTDTPNGKLAFVEPAEEIKNGGQVS; encoded by the coding sequence ATGAATACTCCAAAAAGATATACAATTACTGCTGCATTGCCTTACACAAACGGACCTGTACATATTGGTCATTTGGCTGGTGTTTATGTTCCTGCAGATATTTATGCGCGTTATTTACGTTTAAGAGGTGAAGATGTTGTTTTTGTTTGTGGTTCAGATGAACACGGAGTACCCATTACCATCAAAGCAAAAAAAGAAGGAATTACACCACAACAAGTAGTTGATAAATACCACGAAATTATTAAAGCTTCGTTTGCTGATTTCGGAATTTCTTTTGATAATTACTCAAGAACTTCAGCTGAAATTCATCATAAAACAGCTTCTGATTTTTTTACAAAATTGTATAATGATGGTGAATTTATTGAAGAAGTTACAGAACAATTATACGATGCAGAAGCAAATCAATATTTAGCAGACAGATTTGTAGTTGGAACCTGCCCAAAATGTGGCAATGAAGAAAGTTATGGCGATCAATGTGAAAGTTGTGGAACAAGTCATAACGCAACAGACTTAATCAATCCAAAATCTGCAATTACAGGAAATGTTCCTACTTTAAAAGAAACCAAACACTGGTTTTTACCTTTAGATAAACACGAAGCTTTTTTAAAGGAATGGATTTTAGAAGGACATAAAAATGATTGGAAACCCAATGTTTTAGGACAAGTAAAATCTTGGATTGACGACGGTTTGCGACCAAGAGCGGTAACTCGTGATTTAGATTGGGGAATTCCTGTTCCGATTGAAGGAGCAGAAGGAAAAGTATTATACGTTTGGTTTGATGCACCGATTGGATACATTTCTGCAACCAAAGAATGGGCAAAAGAAAACAATAAAAATTGGGAAGATTATTGGAAAAAAGACGACACCAAATTGGTGCATTTTATAGGAAAAGATAACATTGTTTTTCACTGTATTATTTTTCCTGCAATGTTAAAAGCACATGGAAATTATGTGATGCCAGAAAACGTTCCTGCCAACGAGTTTTTAAACTTAGAAGGAAATAAGTTGTCAACTTCTAAAAACTGGGCGGTTTGGTTGCACGAATATTTACAAGATTTTCCAGAAAAACAAGATGTGTTGCGTTATGCATTAACAGCAACTGCACCAGAAACAAAAGACACCGATTTTACTTGGAAAGATTTTCAGGCAAGAAACAACAACGAATTAGTTGCCATTTTTGGTAATTTCATTAATCGAGTGGTTGTTTTAACAAATAAATATTATAGTGGAATTGTTCCTCAAGCAGGAGAATTTTCTGACGTTGACGAAGAAACTTTAGCCACTTTAAAAGAGTTTCCCAATGTGATTTCAAGATCTATTGAACGTTATCGTTTTAGAGAAGCGTCTCAAGAATTGATGAATTTAGCGCGTTTAGGAAATAAATATTTGGCTGATGAAGAGCCTTGGAAAGTAATCAAAGTTGATGAAGAACGCGTAAAAACCATTATGAATGTTGCCTTACAAATTGCTGCTGCTTTAGCCGTTTTATCAGAACCTTTTTTACCATTTACTTCTAATAAATTGAAAAATATGTTGAATGTCAGTTCGAGCGCAGTCGAGAACTCTTTGAGTTGGGACGATATTTCATCCAAAGAAATATTATTGCCAGCAAATCATCAAATTAATAAAGCAGCATTGTTATTTGCTAAAATTGAAGACGAAGAAATTACAGCGCAATTAGAAAAATTACAAGCCACAAAAACGGCGAACGAAAATGCTAACAAAACGGTAGAACCTCAAAAAGAAACCATAGAATTTGACGATTTCACCAAGTTAGATATTCGTGTTGGAACTATTTTAGAAGCAACAAAGGTTCCAAAAACTAAAAAACTACTACAACTAAAAGTAGATGTTGGTATTGATGTTAGAACCATCGTTTCTGGAATTGCAGAAAGTTTTAATCCTGAAGATATTATTGGGCAACAAGTAACTGTTTTATGTAATTTAGCACCAAGAACTTTACGCGGAGTTGAAAGTCAAGGAATGATTTTAATGACGGATACACCAAACGGAAAACTAGCTTTTGTAGAACCTGCTGAAGAAATTAAAAATGGTGGACAAGTAAGTTAA
- a CDS encoding SDR family oxidoreductase, which yields MNFTNKVVWITGASSGIGKALAIQLSKLETKLILSARNEEKLLDVKQECDNSEMIKILPLDLEDYSNFNDKVTEAINWFGRVDVLVNNGGISQRSLAIETAIEVDKRIMDINYLGTVALTKAVLPHFIENKNGQFVVTTSIVGKIGTPLRSSYAASKHALHGFFDSLRAENHKNNISVTLVCPGFVNTNVSINALTGDGTAQNKMDVATQNGIDPNRFAKLMAKAIDAKKEEVYIAGFKEKLGVYAKRFIPKLLSVMIRKLSVT from the coding sequence ATGAATTTCACAAATAAAGTTGTTTGGATCACCGGAGCATCATCCGGAATCGGAAAGGCATTGGCAATACAGCTCTCTAAATTAGAGACAAAACTCATTTTATCAGCAAGGAACGAAGAGAAATTATTGGACGTAAAACAAGAGTGTGATAACTCAGAAATGATTAAAATTTTACCGTTAGATTTAGAAGATTATTCTAATTTTAATGATAAAGTAACTGAAGCTATAAATTGGTTTGGAAGAGTTGATGTTTTGGTAAATAATGGCGGAATTAGTCAGCGTTCTTTAGCAATCGAAACGGCAATTGAAGTTGATAAACGAATTATGGACATCAATTATTTAGGAACTGTTGCGTTAACAAAAGCAGTATTGCCGCATTTTATAGAAAATAAAAACGGACAATTTGTTGTAACGACAAGTATTGTTGGTAAAATAGGAACCCCTTTGCGTTCAAGTTACGCAGCTTCTAAACATGCACTACATGGTTTTTTTGATAGTTTACGAGCAGAAAATCACAAAAATAATATTTCAGTTACATTGGTTTGTCCTGGTTTTGTAAATACCAATGTTTCTATAAATGCTTTAACTGGCGATGGCACTGCGCAAAATAAAATGGATGTTGCTACGCAAAACGGAATTGATCCAAATCGATTTGCAAAATTGATGGCAAAAGCAATTGATGCAAAAAAAGAAGAAGTTTATATTGCGGGATTTAAAGAAAAATTAGGCGTTTATGCAAAACGCTTTATTCCAAAATTGTTATCGGTTATGATTCGAAAACTATCTGTTACTTAA